The segment ttggttgtgtggctacaattacagctaagtaaaaaatctagctaagtaaaataatgtagatattggtTGTGTGGCttcaattacagctaagtaaaaaatctagctaagtgaaaaatctagctaagtaaaataatgtagatattgattgtgtggctacaattacagcggTAATCggttttcaataaaaaaaagatctggtaacgtttgttggggcgtgtggcccgcgttagcgttgaaaattaaaaattttcaatactccggctagggccgtgtTAAATTTCATCTCttaaatggtttttaaaagtaacaatacaataatagtacatttttttttacttttctgaaaatcgatttttttttttttttttcgttcaagttaaggcaagctataacttctgttagaatcaacggaataacttcatattaggctcaaaaaacgtggtttttaaaactctatcgccccttAAAGAGTTTATCTTGATTTcaatagtcaattttttttctatttttgaaacaaaaaagacaaaaatatttcaaaaattctattttttactattttatgaaaactataattttttttgataaaagtttcgactaaaagttgtaggatttTACCACACATGCTTTTTAAGTCTTATACAAAGTATCTAGGCTGATTTTCTCGAAAGTTAGAgcgtttttcaaaaattactcAAAAACTAGAAaagcaataacttttgataaaattgtagtaaagacttcgtattaggctcaaacaaCGCGTCTTTAGAAACTCCATCGTCCCTCATGAGAAAGAGCATTATCTgttcagtcacttttttttttttttctaaaaactaaatttgaaaaatggtttttttttaatttttatgaaaaatgtgatccatagatcaaaatttttcCAGAGAGGCGATAGAATTTTCGAACCTAATATGAAGTCTCTAACACCATTTCATCACGAGTTATTGTTTgcctaaaaaattaaaacggcacaagctataactcaaaatggagtagtcgcagaggtttcatattaggcttaaaataatcgtttttcaaaattctataactttttcaaatgaattttatcgtacgaatagtatttttcgtgcaaaaaaaaaaagaaaaacacaattttttttttttcgttttttgggaaaaaaaaaaaaatagccgaATAGATATCGCTTTTCTTTGTTAAGGGCGATAGAATTTCTAGAGCCGCATCTTTTGAACCAAATCCGAAGTCTTTACGACAATTAGTTTAGAagttatgaacgttttttttttttcgggggataaatccaatactgcggctgagcctttcggctcctagcctccgtaaaaataaataaattgtattaatatattgttttgaaattatatttaattttatatatggtatgtatatatatatataattaaacttACTTTATTTAAGtcggatatttttttatctttcacaaGTTGATTCTGAAAATTgattatgtatatgtatagtgtaaatgacaatttttcaattcattataTACTTGAAGAACATTagtgattataaataattaaatttcaaaaattacccaagcaaaactttttttttctttcgtttatacatataaatgaCACGGTTATAACGTTAATTATtctaatattgtttttttttttttttacgaaggCTAGGAGCcaaacaagaaataaataaaaatcaccaTCCTATGGTGGAGTAAAAGGATAAGGTAAAAAAAAGGGATGTACGGAAGGTTAGCAGGATCAAcctaaataataatctttgatttctgattttatataaaatgccccatatatatatattataataataaaaataacaaaagagaaaatttttaaaaaacaaataaatttctttaaaaaaatatgtctcattttatttgtgtcgatgcaatagaaaaattttatcagctcattaacaataattattttcattattttttttatatcataattaaaaagaactgtatttaaaatttaattatttataattgctaATGTTCTTTGGGTATATAATGAATTGAACAATTCTCATTttcactatatatataaataatccaGAATCAACTtgtgaaatagaaaaatatcccacttaattaataaagtaagtttaataatataatataattcatgtacaaaataataataataataataataataattcatgtataaaattaaatattaatattaaaataatatatttaatacagtttatttattttttttaattaaaagtatttaatcattttattatattttaaattttttttaaataattaatttcagatGAAGAACATATTAATATTGGTATTAATGGTTGTTTTGGTTTGAGTACACTTTTTTGTGTAAATTCATTaccacaaaattattataatgaaactTCAAATGAACATGTCAAAAGAGACACGGCGCACAGCAACTACTTTATGGATGAATGTTCCGATACCTGGGGATGTGACGAAGGAAAATGTTGGGTAGAATGTGCTGGTCTTTTAAAAATGTGGTGCTGGTCAAGAGACACGAACCAAAAAAATTCCGAAAAACCTACTCCATGTGCAGTCAATGCTGCAGATTGCAGTCCATGTTGGAAATGTGCGGATAAATGTTTttggttttaataattaattatcaccgttcaaataaatatcaatagtaattaataataagtaaaaactttatattatatagaatcataatataaaattagaaaaataaaggtCTCTTTGTTGTTATCATTATTAcacttttaatattatattatataacttatatatattataaatattttgcgGAACAAGGGTATTAGTAAATGAGAATAATACAATCAGATAAAATGACTATTCAATTATcaggatatttataaaatttaaattgtttattaatgatgTTTCAATTGATGCTGGTAATCAGCAAGTAATCTTCCAAAAatgttgtattaaaattttaaaaaatattgttaactgtaaaaataaacttattatTCGAAACATAATTGTTCTTGATTATTTAATCGAAGAACATTAGCAatcatgaataattaaattttaataaatacgaATAAACATAAAGTGCATtgtataattatgataaaaaaaaataatgaaaataattgtaaatttttaaattttaattggtcATAATCGCTAATGTTCTTCGAGCATATAATgaactgaaaaattattgacaaaaataattattattaattagctgataaaaattttctattgcaTCGATATAGTGTAATActtaaaatttacaagataaaatatttttttttgttgatttatctCGATTTTCGCAATGTAAAacgatattttaaatttaagttaattaatatttatcagcattttgttaaattgtaaattaataaattcttttcttttcgttTTTGCTGAaacatacaatattttaagTCTGTTGAACCtgtaatgtcctgcggtaagcgccgaacttttttattttagataaatggTATAGCACTACGTGTATTTCGGTGGGGGCTTATTTTTTGTAACCAGTGGACCGTACATCAACGCAGAAGACCAATTTTCGTCGTAGAAAGAGACAGAGAATGAGACAGATGGACAGATAAAACGAGACGATATATACTTTCTACAAGACCGACTTTTCAATAACTATTTTACCTACATTTCATTTATCGGCATTTTTTGaacttataaaaattcattgaattttctaTGCTTCTAAAgttctaataatttattaaaacaaacaaaaaactatgaaaaaaatggtaaCTAAAGAAAGAATGTTGTttacatgttaattaatagaaatttaattttgccaaggaaattaacatgcaggcaacatcctttccttagctaatatttttctcatagctttttatttatttgaattaacaaaaagctattggaaaaacagtagctaaggaaaggaagttgtcacatgttaatttatacgaaattaattttgccaaagaaattaacatgcaggcaacatacTATCGTActagtttgttttgacgttgactgtacaagatttaatgtgcgcatgcgtgagtgagaggGAATGCCAACCAATGTATTGCtagtgctttcttttgtgtatttataggtgctttcttttgggtgtttattttttttcctgtttattttcacgcatgcgcaatcgaatgcgcagtcagcaaaaagtcagtttgcaacagcgtaggacatgaggggctggatcagccatgtttcaattcttattttttaagaattatttgtttgacgccactgttctttcatcaagtttgcatgacaggcgcatgtgcatgatcatgcgcattaaagtgaaaaaaaataaatacacaaaagaaagcaccttaTTTCTTTTCCTAtttattttcgcgcatgcgcagttGAATGAGCAGTCGCCAAAAAGTcagattgtaaaaattttttttatatagattttatatacaaaagcttcacaagcgccaccagtagaagaaaaaagctctaaattgtaatgccctgtgaatacgggtgcagtgGGTCAAACGTACAAAATACGTTACCAAGTTAATAACATTgtgtgtagaaaaaaaaaaaaatttattgcattAACTACTAAATTAATTACCACCTGATCAAAGGATCAAttaaggtaaataaaaatttataattttaacaatggcatttataaaacaatcgCGTGtattaagtatattttaaCATGTTGCATCGTATATTCAACATTACTTAgctttaaatatcattttattgatgttgattttACTGGTGAATTATCAACTTTTAATTGAtctatattttgtaatatatttctgttgtattttattctggttgtataaaatacatttaaatttatcatcatttttttaatgtatatattttcagaGTTTACTAAAAATGTGTGCAAAAAGAATATGTGTTAGGGAAAACCAACAAATCTCTGATGATAGTGACAAGGATCAAAGAAAAGTATTCATCAACTTACTGGATTACGACTCATTAGCAAACATCATCATGTTGTTGCCAGTACCAGAAAGAATAGACATGGAAAAAGGTGAATatgattatcaaaataaaatttctttgttgttaataaaatattaatgtttctattattaatttttaaatttgatgcaTTTTATTCCagtttgtaccaaatggaaagaggcatgtcaactagcttggtatgacattaaaaaatataaatgtgaatcatcaattggacgttcTTATGATAACtgtttgttgacacaatcattCCTCgagaaaattttatcaagatgtgggaattatttaaaagaattgtcTCTCTCATATATTTGCAattcaagtatcatgccatttcttggtgatcactgtaaaaatttaacaagtcttgaatGTACATTTGACGTTGATTCATTAACGGATAATGCTGATCAAtttgttcaagcatttacacagttaaataaattaaaatgcattaaaataaaactggaaCATAAAATCCTAGATGGAGCAGTTAATCTGCTTGgaataattaatagttttccaaaagaaattaatgaaattcatttattctcTAAACCTCGGTGGAATCGAAGCGAAACAGTTTTTATGGTAAGTTGTCATTGAATACCAACTAGTTGTTCATGACATGATAATTAGTGACAAGCAATACTATCAATTGTATGAATACAAATTatctgaataattttttattattttcagagttttaaaaaatttaaaaatcttcaaaaattgacattaCGTGGCCTCTGTTTAGACAACATAATTCTCCAAGAAATAGCAGAAAAAACTACACTTATTTATCTCAACCTCCAACCATATGATATACACCACGGGTTTCTCCCATTCAATAAACTCGTTAATTTGGAATTCATCGACCTAATGATGGACATAACTGGAAATGTACATGTCGATACGTTTGGCTTCTCCACAAAAGTactcaatactattttttgtacatgcaaACATCTAAAACATTTTGACATTTCATATTGTTCCTATGATTTAGCTAAAGTTCCtctaaaaaaatggaaaaactttcaaaacttggaatatcttgcttttttttgtgATGTAACGCCATCCTTAGCAAACGCAATTGCTAAATACTGCaagaatttgaaatatttgaagatacatgataatattatgaataatgttgctttaaaaaaattagcagagttggaaaatcttgaatgtttaatattgCTTGGTACGGCTCAGCGCCATGAGGAatcaataattgcaattttaaacaattgtaaaaaacttaaacggTTAGATATTCCTGGTTGCACTATAGTACCATCTATTGATGGTGAGGTAATTTCTTCTCCATCTATTCTTGAtaagttatcaaaattacaatatcttgaacatctaAACGTTTGTTatgcaaaaaattttgaagatagtacaattattgctattgctaataattgtaaaaatctaaaaaatttagaaatccGAGGTTGCACGCGTCTTACTGAGGCAGCTCTCGTCGGCTTaacaaacttaaaaaatttacaaaaactagATGTAAGTCGTCTTGATATAATTACCGACAGCTTCCTTAGCAAATTGAAAGTATTAAAAGAATTGAATTGTGAAGGTTGCAAGAACCTTACTGATGCTGGTATTGttcaattcataaaaaataatccagatcttgAAATTCTTAATATCTGCTCTATTGACAATATAACGATTGACATGATTAATGCTGCTGATCAGGCAACtgaaaatcgtacaaatggtatcatTTTACACATAGAAATATCTGATCTGCGTATGAGAGAAGCAAggtcaaaaattaaatctcaatggttactttttaataaacttcaTTTCCAGGCGTatagataatattacaattgatataaattgtaatatctattataataatattgtaatatatatggttattgctgctgatcaggcaactaaaaattgtacaaatgGTATATCATTTTACACTTAGAAACATCTTATCGTACATATGACGTTGCAGGTGTGAATGTGCCTGTTATCGTTGATACTAACAAATTTGTAAGTAAGGTAAATTCTTCAACATGACAATCACATTTTATTGACAacatattatttcaataaataacgtATATATACTATcgacaataaataattgattaattattcacctaaacaaatattcatccagccaaaaatatttctaaagatttgtcaaaaatagaaagcaaatatatttcaaaataataaatacttttaatcattaaaacaattaatcatGAACtatcttaatttaaaatgaaaaaataaatataagaaaattgaattgaatttatttaaacaccCAGGATCAAAACACGTCAGTCatcaaactgaaaaaaaaaaaaaaaaaaaaaaaaaatttcatttgatttcGATAGCAATGTATCTaggtatatattaaattattaaaaataataaaaatttagaaatcaTTGCCCTGCAATTGTATTACTATATtccaaaatttttgtatttttttttgtctttcgaATTAAGCTCACATACACTTGAAAAATGAAGCATGTTGTTAGTTATAACGAACTGTTTTATAAAGCTGTATTTTTTTGCTATAATTGGGCCTTGTTTATATCGATTCTCTCAGACTATATCCTCCTCATTCtctcttgtatatatatagttagttacattgaaaatatttgtattatttttcaactaatttatttaaactctcaattaatattacattttttgacattcataatttattattaaaaacaaccttgataattaaaaaaaaaagaaaaaaataatgaaaaaaataatgcggAGTTTTTCATTTTGGAGTTGGGTCGTTGACATATCCTGTAAAAAGAATAACACGTTCCGTTgccaaaagaaaaagaaacgGACGATTTACATGTATGTCAAGAGGACCGCCATTCGCTGACAAGACCACAGCACCCAtatctgtaaaaaatttatcaaacttattaaattaatcgtaacaaaaaaaaaaaaataataataataatatcactgATGTAAAATTACATGTTGCAGCAGCAGCTTTAGTGCCATCCTCATTTACTTCGATGAATGCTTGTTGTATAACTTTactgatagaaattttatttcgcTTAGTGATTCCACGGAAATTGGCTTTGGATGTAAATGCATCTTTGATTCCCATCTttacgaaaaataatttatttataataaaagaataaagtaaatttgacattaaaaaaaaatttaaattgaaaaataagtgagtgaaaagaaaaaatatatatatacatactttTTGCAAGTGCTCATTGagtgataattttgttttaatcataaattttggTAAATGTAAATGAATCTCTGATGTATCAGTTGGATATAAAGACTCAAGTGTaacattattcaatttt is part of the Aphidius gifuensis isolate YNYX2018 linkage group LG1, ASM1490517v1, whole genome shotgun sequence genome and harbors:
- the LOC122848335 gene encoding serpin B3-like; this encodes MWEHSFNKNNTFDESFHVDKNTQKNVPTMQVISEIFYKSHEGLGAEIVRLPYQAKDGCDPMSMIIILPNWEQSLSDIKKKLNNVTLESLYPTDTSEIHLHLPKFMIKTKLSLNEHLQKMGIKDAFTSKANFRGITKRNKISISKVIQQAFIEVNEDGTKAAAATYMGAVVLSANGGPLDIHVNRPFLFLLATERVILFTGYVNDPTPK